A stretch of DNA from Aurantiacibacter atlanticus:
GTGCGCAATTCGGGCGCCATCGCCGTGGTTGAAGGCACGGGTGATCATGGCTGCGAATATATGACGGGCGGCGTGGTCTGCGTGCTGGGGTCGACAGGCCGCAATTTTGCAGCCGGCATGAGCGGCGGTCTTGCCTATGTCTATGATCCCGATGGCGCCTTTCGCGATCGCTGCAACATGGCGCAGGTCGATCTTGAACCGATCGCTACACCAGGCACTGAAATCGAAGGGCAGGAACATTCCTGGGGGGCGCCGCAGCAGCGGCCCTCCACTGTCGATGATTTCGGCATGGGCGATCCGCTCTACCATGATGCCGAACGGCTTCGCATCCTCCTGGAACGGCACAAGCTGCACAGCGGCTCTGCCCGGGCAGCAGCGCTGCTCGATGATTGGGACAACAGCATCGGCAAGTTCGTGAAGGTCATGCCGACAGAATATCGCCGCGCCTTGAAGCAGCTCGAAGCCGAGCGTGCAGAAGCTGCCAGCGTCGCTGCGGAATAAGGGTCAGAAAAATGGGCAAGGAAACCGGTTTTCTCGAAATTGACCGCGAGGATCGTACCTATGACGATCCCAAGGAGCGGGTGAAGCATTATAAGGAATTCGCAATCCCGCACAGCGAGGAAAGCCTGAAAAATCAGGCGGCGCGGTGCATGAATTGCGGCATTCCCTATTGTCACAACGGTTGTCCGGTGAACAACATCATCCCGGACTGGAATCACCTCGTTTACGAAGGTGACTGGCGCAATGCGCTGGAAGTGCTGCACTCCACCAATAATTTTCCCGAATTTACGGGCCGCGTGTGTCCGGCACCGTGCGAAGCGTCTTGCACCCTCAACATCACAGATCAGCCGGTGACGATCAAAAGCATCGAATGCGCCATCGTCGATCGCGGGTGGCAGGAAGGCTGGATCAAGCCGCAAGTGCCCGATCGCCAGACCGGCAAGAGCGTGGCCGTCGTCGGGTCAGGCCCCGCGGGTCTCGCCTGCGCGCAGCAATTGGCGCGTGCGGGCCATTCGGTCACCGTGCTCGAAAAGTCGGACCGTGTCGGAGGCCTGCTGCGTTACGGAATCCCCGATTTCAAGATGGAAAAGCTCCAGATCAACAGACGCGCGGTTCAGATGGAGGCAGAGGGCGTTACCTTCCGCACCAGCACTGAAGTCGGCGTTGATGTCTCGATCAAGTCGCTGAAGGAAAATTTTGACGCGGTGGTGCTTGCCGGCGGGGCGGAACATCCGCGGCGGCTGGAAATTCCCGGTGCGGAAATGCCCGGTGTGCGCCTGGCGATGGAATTCCTCACCCAACAGAACAAACGCAATGCCGGCGATGATGAAACGCGCGCTGCTCCGCGTGGTTCACTGACCGCGACCGGCAAGGACGTGATCGTGATTGGCGGCGGCGATACCGGCAGCGATTGCGTGGGCACATCGAACCGTCAGGGTGCGAAAAGCGTGACCCAGATAGAAATCATGCCGCAGCCGCCGGAGCGTGAAAACAAGCTGATGACCTGGCCCGACTGGCCCATGAAGCTGCGCACATCCTCCAGCCATGAAGAGGGTGTGGAGCGCGACTGGGCCGTGCTGACCAAGGAAGTCATCGGCACGGATGGTGTTGTCACCGGCTTGAAATGCGTGCGGGCCGACTGGTCCGAAGGCCAGCTTAAGGAAGTGCAAGGCACTGAATTTACACTGCCTGCCGATCTGATCCTGCTCGCCATGGGCTTTGTCGGTCCGCGCAAGCAAGGCATGATTGATCAGTCTGCTGTGGATCTTACCGATCGCGGCAATGTCGATGCCAATACGCAGGATTACCGTACCAGCGATTCCGATGTTTACGCCTGTGGCGACATGCGCCGCGGCCAGAGCCTTGTTGTCTGGGCGATCCGCGAAGGCCGCCAATGCGCAGCCAGCGTGGATGAGGCATTGATGGGCGTGACTGAACTACCCCGCTGATTGCGGGCATTTGTTGCCACACGGCAAGTTGCGGGCGGGCGTGGACAGCACCGCCCCTCTCATTGGTTTGCGCTGGCACATCCGATGCAATTCGCCACGGCCGGATCATTGGCGAGGCGGCCTTGCGCTATGGTCTCCCCGCAGGTCATGCAAAAACCCCATTCGCCTTCCTCAAGCCGTGCAATTGCCGCGGCGATGCGCGCTCTTTCAGCCTGTCGGCGGCGGCCCTCGGCCTGCGCCATGGCCTGCTGCTGCATCGCATCCATGCGTGATAATCGCCCAACGCTATCCTGTTGAAGGGTAACGGGTTCACGCCCCTCGGCGCTCAGCCTGTCGAGCCGATCAAGTTCAGCGAGGCGCTCGTTCAGAGCCAGTCTGGCGTCAGCAACTGTCATAGCAGGCATGGTGTCCTACACCATGGTGGTCTGTCAAAGCCGCAGCATGTTTGCCCGATCGACATTCGCAAGAAATACCGCCGCATGTGTCACCCATACGCCTCCATCTTTTCCTGCCTATATTTCAACCACTTCTAGCCACATGGAGAGGGTTACCCAGTGTAACCTTTGTCACCCTGATGCCGCCATCTACCGCCCGTCAGATCTGCCAGTCGACACGGCCCCGGCCATGATCTGCAAGAAAGGCATTGGCACGGCTGAACGGTTGCGAGCCAAAGAAGCCGCGATAGGCAGAAAGCGGGCTGGGATGCGGGCTCTTGATGAGCAAATGCCGGTTGTTATCGCGCAAGGCGGCGATGCGGTTTGCCTTGGCCTGGGCATGGCTGCCCCACAGGATGAAAACGCTCGGCACTTCGCGCTGTGCCACTGCCATCACGCAGGCATCAGTGATCGCATCCCAGCCGCGTCGGGCATGGCTGCCAGCCTGTCCTTGCTCCACGGTCAGTGTATTGTTGAGCAGCAGCACACCCTGTCGCGCCCAGCCTGCCAGATTACCTTGCGCAGGGCGCGCCAATCCAAGATCGCTTTCCATCTCCTTGAAAATATTTACCAGCGATGGCGGCGGTTTGATCCCATCGGGCACCGAGAAGCTGAGGCCATGCGCCTGTCCCGGCCCATGATAGGGGTCCTGCCCCAATATGACGATCTTGACCTTATCCAGCGGGGTCAGTTCCAGCGCGTGCAACCGCGTCCCCTGCGGCGGAAATATCGCCTTGCCCGCATTTTCTTCCTCGCGCAGCCAGCCGCCCAGCCGCCGCGCTTCGGGCGTGGAGATTACAGGCTCCAGCGTGGCTCGCCAGCTTTCGGGAATATTCTCGATCACGCATCAGGGTTTAGGCGGAGTATCGCCTCACGCAAAGCCGCCCTTCCCTCCAATCCCCAATACGCCTAAGGGAGCGGGCCATGGCTGTATATTTTCACGAAGAAGACCTTCCCGAAGGCGTGCTCGCTGATGGCCCCCTGGCTGTCGATACCGAAACCATGGGCCTAATTACCCATCGCGACAGGCTGTGCCTTGTGCAGATTTCCGATGGGGGGGGGGACGAACATCTGGTGCGCTTTGCCAAGGGCAGCGCCTATGATGCGCCCAATCTGAAAGCGGTGCTGGCCGATCCTGCACGGGTGAAGATTTATCACTATGCCCGTTTTGATCTTGCGGCGATCCAATATTATCTGGGCGTTGTGGCAGCACCGGTTTTCTGCACCAAGATCGCCAGCAAGCTGGTGCGCACCTACACTGACCGCCACGGGCTCAAGATGATCGTGTCC
This window harbors:
- a CDS encoding glutamate synthase subunit beta, whose translation is MGKETGFLEIDREDRTYDDPKERVKHYKEFAIPHSEESLKNQAARCMNCGIPYCHNGCPVNNIIPDWNHLVYEGDWRNALEVLHSTNNFPEFTGRVCPAPCEASCTLNITDQPVTIKSIECAIVDRGWQEGWIKPQVPDRQTGKSVAVVGSGPAGLACAQQLARAGHSVTVLEKSDRVGGLLRYGIPDFKMEKLQINRRAVQMEAEGVTFRTSTEVGVDVSIKSLKENFDAVVLAGGAEHPRRLEIPGAEMPGVRLAMEFLTQQNKRNAGDDETRAAPRGSLTATGKDVIVIGGGDTGSDCVGTSNRQGAKSVTQIEIMPQPPERENKLMTWPDWPMKLRTSSSHEEGVERDWAVLTKEVIGTDGVVTGLKCVRADWSEGQLKEVQGTEFTLPADLILLAMGFVGPRKQGMIDQSAVDLTDRGNVDANTQDYRTSDSDVYACGDMRRGQSLVVWAIREGRQCAASVDEALMGVTELPR
- a CDS encoding ribonuclease D translates to MAVYFHEEDLPEGVLADGPLAVDTETMGLITHRDRLCLVQISDGGGDEHLVRFAKGSAYDAPNLKAVLADPARVKIYHYARFDLAAIQYYLGVVAAPVFCTKIASKLVRTYTDRHGLKMIVSELLGADISKQQQSSDWGAPELNEAQRDYAASDVRFLHRLREVLIERLEREGRMELAQAAYEFLPTRAQLDMAGWADKDIFSHE
- a CDS encoding uracil-DNA glycosylase: MIENIPESWRATLEPVISTPEARRLGGWLREEENAGKAIFPPQGTRLHALELTPLDKVKIVILGQDPYHGPGQAHGLSFSVPDGIKPPPSLVNIFKEMESDLGLARPAQGNLAGWARQGVLLLNNTLTVEQGQAGSHARRGWDAITDACVMAVAQREVPSVFILWGSHAQAKANRIAALRDNNRHLLIKSPHPSPLSAYRGFFGSQPFSRANAFLADHGRGRVDWQI
- a CDS encoding molecular chaperone DnaK, translating into MTVADARLALNERLAELDRLDRLSAEGREPVTLQQDSVGRLSRMDAMQQQAMAQAEGRRRQAERARIAAAIARLEEGEWGFCMTCGETIAQGRLANDPAVANCIGCASANQ